In a single window of the Magnolia sinica isolate HGM2019 chromosome 7, MsV1, whole genome shotgun sequence genome:
- the LOC131250527 gene encoding tryptamine hydroxycinnamoyltransferase 1-like, producing the protein MEVHTLNSTVIPHDLPSTSITKIPLTIFDMLAPNMHFAVLYAFMPPTPTNAALKDGLKKAVRLFPTLAGHLAEKDDRCRPFNSLGGKGGGVLVVETSVELELLDILPLEPSPNLLQLHPPIDKAHHILQIQLNRFSCSGLVIGVTAHHRVADGKSMSSFFVTWAKLVRGSHIDSFPVYNQTMLVPRDPPRCDRDHWGIDFQPLPLLPSSLPSTLNSNEVCNMKVHYSGEFISKIKAQMLQKYSTFDVLMGQLWKNITRARGLDPDMVTQIRVAVNGRPRMRPAAPTEYFGNMVINAYPRAYVKELIEGSIANAVRLVHDAVGRVRDGYIQSLIDFGAINGGNVLVPVTDVEGLVLCPNLEVDSWLGFPFQEVDFRDGGSLCGFVPSWIEVEGVVILMPMLHEVDEGGVDVMVTLFENHAGLFRQISHSLY; encoded by the coding sequence ATGGAAGTTCATACACTGAATTCTACAGTCATTCCCCATGATCTCCCTTCCACCtcaattaccaaaatacccctcacCATCTTCGACATGCTTGCACCGAATATGCATTTTGCCGTCTTATATGCCTTCATGCCACCAACCCCAACGAACGCTGCCTTGAAAGATGGCCTAAAGAAGGCTGTAAGGCTCTTTCCTACTCTAGCAGGCCACCTTGCAGAGAAAGATGATCGTTGCCGTCCGTTTAATTCACTAGGAGGCAAAGGTGGAGGTGTTCTAGTGGTGGAGACGAGTGTGGAATTGGAATTATTAGATATTTTGCCTCTCGAGCCATCGCCAAACCTGCTGCAGTTGCACCCTCCAATCGACAAGGCCCATCACATACTTCAAATCCAACTCAACCGCTTTTCATGTAGCGGACTAGTGATTGGCGTAACAGCCCACCATCGAGTGGCTGATGGTAAATCAATGAGCTCTTTCTTTGTCACATGGGCGAAGTTGGttcgtgggtcccacatagacagCTTTCCTGTCTATAATCAAACCATGCTAGTACCCCGGGACCCACCAAGATGTGATCGTGACCATTGGGGGATTGATTTTCAGCCCCTTCCACTACTACCATCTTCTCTTCCTTCCACCTTAAATTCAAATGAAGTATGTAACATGAAAGTCCACTACAGTGGGGAGTTCATATCAAAGATAAAAGCTCAAATGCTACAGAAATACTCTACTTTTGATGTTTTAATGGGGCAGCTTTGGAAGAACATAACAAGGGCTCGTGGGCTTGATCCTGATATGGTTACTCAGATCAGGGTGGCCGTGAATGGACGGCCAAGAATGCGGCCAGCCGCACCAACGGAGTACTTTGGTAACATGGTCATCAACGCCTACCCGAGGGCTTATGTGAAGGAGCTGATTGAAGGGAGCATTGCTAATGCAGTGAGATTAGTGCATGATGCAGTGGGACGTGTTAGGGATGGATATATCCAGTCGTTGATCGACTTCGGGGCGATCAACGGTGGGAATGTGCTGGTGCCTGTTACAGATGTGGAGGGGTTAGTTTTGTGCCCTAATCTGGAAGTTGATAGCTGGTTAGGGTTTCCTTTCCAGGAAGTGGATTTTAGAGATGGAGGGAGCTTATGTGGTTTTGTTCCTTCGTGGATAGAAGTGGAAGGCGTGGTGATCTTGATGCCTATGTTGCATGAGGTTGATGAAGGTGGTGTGGATGTCATGGTCACCTTATTTGAAAACCATGCAGGGCTTTTTCGGCAGATCTCCCATTCCTTATATTAG
- the LOC131250974 gene encoding UDP-glycosyltransferase 87A1-like — translation MGRDDMAAISSCHVVAVPYPGRGHINPMMNLCKLLSSYQGLIITFVVTEEWLGFIGSDPKPSNIRLRSIPNVIPSEVGRGSDFAGFIEAVYTKMGDPFEQLLDRLDQPISCIIADTYLPWAVEIGNRRRIPVASLWTMSPAVFSILHHYYLIMSTLHLTADDDLSDRREELLDCIPGITSIRVRDLPIISISKDSKVLSRALEAFQCVRKAQCLMFTSFYELDTHPIDALRAKLPFPIYPVGPTIPYMSFQDTSPNGTDHSQVDYFKWLDSRPRCSVLYVSLGSFLPVSGPQMDEFFLGLRWSGVHFLWVARGDARRLQEAAMINDDISLVVPWCDQLRVLCHPSIGGFLTHCGWNSTMESVFAGVPMLTFPLFWDQITIAKSIIEDWKVGIRLKNVGEENVVKSDEIARTVHRLMDLDGDESKELRRRARELQEFCKRAISTGGSSIASLDTFVRDVVIGHND, via the exons ATGGGCCGCGACGACATGGCAGCGATCTCCAGCTGCCACGTGGTGGCCGTGCCCTACCCAGGCCGTGGCCACATCAACCCCATGATGAACCTCTGCAAGCTCCTATCATCCTATCAAGGCCTAATCATAACCTTTGTGGTCACTGAGGAATGGCTCGGCTTCATCGGCTCAGATCCGAAGCCGTCCAACATACGGCTCCGCTCCATACCCAATGTCATCCCATCAGAGGTGGGCCGCGGGTCCGACTTCGCTGGCTTCATCGAAGCCGTCTACACCAAGATGGGCGATCCATTCGAGCAACTCCTAGATCGGCTTGATCAGCCGATCAGCTGCATCATAGCCGATACTTACCTGCCTTGGGCCGTTGAGATCGGCAATCGGAGGAGAATTCCAGTGGCATCGCTTTGGACGATGTCGCCGGCCGTGTTTTCCATCTTGCATCACTATTATCTGATCATGTCCACTCTGCATTTAACGGCTGATGATGACTTATCAG ATAGAAGAGAAGAGCTGCTTGACTGCATCCCAGGCATCACTTCCATTAGAGTAAGAGATCTGCCCATCATTTCTATTTCAAAGGATTCAAAAGTCCTAAGCCGAGCCCTAGAAGCCTTTCAATGTGTGCGCAAAGCACAATGCCTTATGTTCACTTCCTTCTACGAGCTGGACACTCATCCAATAGACGCCCTAAGAGCAAAACTCCCCTTCCCCATctaccctgtggggcccaccatcccatacATGTCCTTTCAGGACACATCCCCCAACGGCACAGATCACAGCCAAGTTGATTACTTCAAGTGGCTCGATTCTAGACCGAGATGTTCCGTGCTGTATGTATCATTAGGCAGTTTTTTACCCGTCTCCGGTCCACAGATGGATGAATTTTTCTTGGGGTTGCGCTGGAGTGGGGTCCACTTCTTGTGGGTTGCACGTGGGGACGCCCGAAGGCTACAAGAGGCTGCGATGATCAACGACGATATTAGCCTAGTAGTGCCATGGTGTGATCAATTGAGGGTCTTGTGCCATCCTTCCATTGGAGGCTTCTTAACACATTGTGGGTGGAATTCTACTATGGAAAGTGTCTTCGCCGGCGTGCCAATGCTTACATTTCCACTATTTTGGGACCAAATCACAATTGCTAAATCAATAATTGAAGATTGGAAAGTTGGCATCAGATTGAAAAATGTTGGAGAGGAGAATGTGGTCAAGTCAGATGAAATTGCTCGGACTGTGCATAGATTGATGGACTTAGATGGAGATGAGAGTAAAGAGCTGAGGAGAAGAGCTAGAGAACTACAAGAGTTTTGCAAGAGAGCGATATCAACAGGCGGCTCATCCATTGCTAGCTTGGACACCTTTGTTAGAGATGTTGTTATAGGCCACAACGATTAG